TCATCTGGTGCTTGACGCCTGCCAGGTCACCAACCCGCCCATTGATCCCCTGCGGGAGCCCATGGAGCTCAGAACCTATCTGGGGCCGCGGCCGGACGCCCTGGAGGTGGAGCCCGGGCCGGAGGGGAAATTCCGGCTCAAGACCAGAATGCCCCGCCAGATCAAGCTGGAAGTCCCCATCATGTTTGCGGCCATGAGCTACGGGGCCATAAGTCTCCATGTGCACCAGGGGCTGGCCCGGGCCGCCCGCGAACTGGGGACCCTCTACAACACCGGTGAGGGTGGGCTTCACGCTTCCCTTTACGAATACGGGTCAAACACCATCGTGCAGTGCGCCTCCGGGCGCTTCGGGCTGCATGTGGACTACCTCAACGCCGGGGTGGCCATCGAGATCAAGATCGGTCAGGGGGCCAAACCCGGCATAGGCGGGCATCTTCCCGGGGAAAAGGTCACGGAGGAGATCTCGAAGACCCGGATGATCCCGGTGGGCTCGGACGCCATCTCCCCGGCCCCGCACCACGACATTTACTCCATCGAGGACCTGCGCGGTCTCATCTACGCCCTGAAGGAGGCCACGGAGTACAGGAAGCTGGTCTTCGTAAAGATCGCGGCGGTGCACAATGTGGCGGCCATTGCCTCGGGGATCGTACGGGCCGGGGCCGACGCCGTGGTCATAGACGGTCTCAAGGGGGGCACCGGTGCGGCCCCCACCATGTTCCGGGACTACATCGGGATCCCCATCGAGCTTGCGGTGGCCGCGGTGGACCAGAGGCTCCGCGAGGAGGGCATCCGCAACCGGGCCTCGGTGATCGCTTCAGGGGGTATCCGCTGCAGCGCCGATGTGATCAAGCTCATCGCCCTGGGGGCGGACGCGGTCTACATCGGCACCCCGGCCCTCATCGCCTGCGGCTGCACCATGTGTCAGCACTGTTTCACCGGAAAGTGCCCCTGGGGTATCGCCACCAACGATCCGGAACTCATCAAAAGGCTCCCGCCGGAGGTGGCCTTCGAGAAGATCTACAACCTGGTCCACGGATGGGCCCACGAGATGAAGGAAATGCTCGGGGCCATGGGGCTTAACTCCATAGAGAGCCTGCGGGGCAACCGGGATAAACTCAGGGCCGTGGGACTCACCGAAACCGAGATGAAAATCCTCGGGGTAAAACACGCGGGGGAATAAGATGAAGGACATTTCGGGTTGCGGACTTTCCGGGGTCATACATCGCAAGGGGGAACTCATTCCCGGTGAGGTCATCATCCGGTCCATCTGCTGCCAGGAGGAACGGGGAAACGGTCTGGGGGCCGGGTTCGCGGCTTACGGCATCTATCCGGATCTCGCCGACTACTACGCCCTCCATGTCATGGCCGATCACCGCAAGGCCCTGGAAGATGTGGAGGAGCTTCTGGCCCATCGGACCTACATGGCCCACGAGGAACCCATCCCCACCAGGCGCACCCCCGGGATCGAGAATCCCCCTCTATTTAAGAGGTACTTCGTGAAACCCAAGTACGAGGGCGAGGTCCGCGAGGTGTGTGAGGGCACGGAGGACGAGGACGATTACATGGTCTCGCTGGTCATGGAGATCAACACCAGAATCGATGGGGCCTATGTGATTTCCTCCGGGAAGAACATGGGGGCTTTCAAGGGGGTGGGGTTCCCGCATCAGATCGCGGACTTCTTTCGCATCGAGGAATACAAGGCCTACATCTGGACCGCGCACAACCGTTTCCCCACCAACACTCCGGGCTGGTGGGGGGGAGCGCATCCCTTTACCATTCTGGACTGGTCCATCGTGCACAACGGTGAGATCTCCAGTTACGGTACCAACCGGCGGTATCTGGAGATGTTCGGCTACCACTGCACCCTTCTCACCGACACCGAGGTGGTGGCCTATCTTCTGGATCTCCTCATTCGTCGCCATCGACTTCCCATCGAGGTGGCCTGTATGGCGCTGGCTCCGCCCTTCTGGGAGGAGATTGACCGGATGCCCGAGGAGGAGAGGGAACTGGCCCGGGCCGTGCGCGTGGTTTACGGGGCGGCCATGCTGAACGGTCCCTTCGCCATACTTTTCGCCTACAACGGGGGGCTGGTGGGGCTCAACGATCGGGTGAAACTACGGCCTCTCGTGGCGGCGGAAAAGGGCGATATGGTTTACATGGCCAGCGAGGAGGCGGCCATACGGGCCATCTGCCCTGATCCGGATCGGGTGTGGGCTCCCAAGGCCGGGGAACCGGTGATCGTGGAACTGGAGCCGGGAAGCGTACCCCATCAGAGAAGCTATCTTCGGGGACCGGGAGAGCGGGCCGCGGCCGCGGTCTGCCGGTATCCCCAGGAGTGACACCGGGAGGTTTCCGATGCCCACGGAAATAGACGCCAGGGATCTGCACTATCGGGATCTCAATCGGCTGCTTCGGGCCAGGATTGAGGAGGGCGAACGGGAATTCATCCTCCGCAATGTGAACGGCCAGCGTTACATCGCCGCCGGGGTCTCGGCGGACATCCGGATTGACCTTTACGGTACCCCGGGGCTGGATCTGGGGGCCTTCATGCGGGGGCCGGAGATCGTCGTTCACGGCAATGCCCAGGACGGCGCCGGGAACACCATGGACGAGGGCAAGATCGTCATCCACGGCATGGCCGGGGATGTGGTGGGCTACGCCATGCGCGGGGGAAAGATCCATGTGTACTCCGATGTGGGC
The window above is part of the Thermosulfurimonas sp. F29 genome. Proteins encoded here:
- a CDS encoding glutamate synthase-related protein; its protein translation is MERDPERCIKCRICVKECSYGAHIWNAKKKELSEDPTKCVGCHRCEAMCPTRALVIRRNPSDFREHAVWTPWFIKNVYKQADQGGVLLTSTGCTIPFRSYFDHLVLDACQVTNPPIDPLREPMELRTYLGPRPDALEVEPGPEGKFRLKTRMPRQIKLEVPIMFAAMSYGAISLHVHQGLARAARELGTLYNTGEGGLHASLYEYGSNTIVQCASGRFGLHVDYLNAGVAIEIKIGQGAKPGIGGHLPGEKVTEEISKTRMIPVGSDAISPAPHHDIYSIEDLRGLIYALKEATEYRKLVFVKIAAVHNVAAIASGIVRAGADAVVIDGLKGGTGAAPTMFRDYIGIPIELAVAAVDQRLREEGIRNRASVIASGGIRCSADVIKLIALGADAVYIGTPALIACGCTMCQHCFTGKCPWGIATNDPELIKRLPPEVAFEKIYNLVHGWAHEMKEMLGAMGLNSIESLRGNRDKLRAVGLTETEMKILGVKHAGE
- a CDS encoding glutamine amidotransferase family protein, which codes for MKDISGCGLSGVIHRKGELIPGEVIIRSICCQEERGNGLGAGFAAYGIYPDLADYYALHVMADHRKALEDVEELLAHRTYMAHEEPIPTRRTPGIENPPLFKRYFVKPKYEGEVREVCEGTEDEDDYMVSLVMEINTRIDGAYVISSGKNMGAFKGVGFPHQIADFFRIEEYKAYIWTAHNRFPTNTPGWWGGAHPFTILDWSIVHNGEISSYGTNRRYLEMFGYHCTLLTDTEVVAYLLDLLIRRHRLPIEVACMALAPPFWEEIDRMPEEERELARAVRVVYGAAMLNGPFAILFAYNGGLVGLNDRVKLRPLVAAEKGDMVYMASEEAAIRAICPDPDRVWAPKAGEPVIVELEPGSVPHQRSYLRGPGERAAAAVCRYPQE